The sequence below is a genomic window from Streptococcus oralis.
TCATTCTTAACTATATTTTTAGTAAAGTATACGTTTTTTATAAATGAAATGGATGTCATTAAGCATTAAGGTTGCAATATTTAGCTATTTCAGGTACAATTAAGATTAGTTTTTGAAAGGAAATTATGAAAATGTTAAAAGATCTTAAAGAATTTTTGCTTCGCGGTAATGTCGTTGACCTCGCTGTTGGTGTGATCATCGCCTCTGCTTTTGGTGCTATCGTTACTTCACTTGTAAATGACATCATCACTCCACTTATCTTGAACCCAGCTTTGAAAGCGGCGAACGTAGAACGTATCGCTGAACTTTCATGGAATGGTGTTGGTTACGGTAGCTTCTTGAGTGCTGTTATCAACTTCTTAGTGATTGGTACTGTTCTTTTCTTCGTTATCAAAGCTGTTGAAAAAGCTCAAAACCTTACTAAGAAAGAAGAGCCAGCTGAAGATACACCTGCTGCTCCAACTGAACTTGAAGTCCTTCAAGAAATCAAAGCTCTTCTTGAGAAAAAATAAGACAAATAAAGGATCTAGCTTCATGCTAAATCCTTTTTCTTTACTCTTTACTCTTTCGGCAATTTACCAGCCTTTTCGAGCATTTTCTTAATTAAGTAAGGCATCTTCACATTTTCACGGCCTTTTTTCTCAATCAGTTTTTTGACAAATTCTGGCATTTGGAGGTCGTCCGTCTCCTCCATAATATCCTTAGTGGTAGCTGACGGAGCTAGCTCGTCAAAGGTTTCTTCTTCTGGGAGAAATTCCTTAAATTCTTTGTGCTCATTGGCTCTTATAGTATCAACTAAAGCGTCAATTAAACGAGAGTCTGTGTTTGGCATAGGTGGACGATGATAGGTTACACCTAATTCTCGACATAATTCATAACATTCTACATCATTATCAAAAAGAACTTCGATATGTTCACTGATAAAGCTAATCGGGACAAAGATATAATGCTCTGGATGTTGCTTTTGTTCTCGCAAATATTCTAAGACATCTGGCTTAATCCAAGGGATTCCAATATCACTCTCGCTCTGCCAAGTATTGGTATACTGGTCGGCTGTTAGACTGAGTTGCTCTGCTATCAACTTGCTATTATCAAAAATCTGATCGATATAAGGATCTCCAAAGTCCAAGGCAAAAATTGGAACACTGTGAGCTGAGAAGATTACCTTAAAGGACTCTTCTCCCACATCGTTTCGTAAAATTTTGCTAATCTCATCTGTCCAAAAGTCCAGCAAAGACTGTTGCTGATACCAATCCTTAATGACTAAAAACCGGATCTGCTGACTTTCCAGAAACTTCTCATACCCCATAACCGAGTAGAAGGAATAATGTGGTTCTAAAATCAAACAAATACACTCTTCAACACCATCAGCCTCCATCTGCTTGATCACATCAGGGATAAAGGGCCGAGAAAATTTGTTGGCAAAGTAGATGCCATACTCTTCTCCTAACCGTTCCTTGACTAGACTGACCTCCTCACGTGTAATCCTCTGAAGCGGTGTTCCACCTATACGAACATAGTTGTCATAGAGAGTCTGAATCTCGTGATCTTCGGGTCTAACTCCACGACGAATATTGGTAAAAAAATCCGCCACACTCTCAAAGGTAATCTCTTCTGGTGAACCGAATGTCATCATTAAAATTGCTTTTTTCATTGATATGTCCTTGTGATATTTTTTTCAATTACCATTGTACCATGAAATATATCATAAATAAACGCTTTCATTCATTTTATTTTTATTTACTTCTCTTTGTCTTTCTCTCCATTCTATGATACAATGAAAAAAATGATATTAAAGGAGTTTTTATGAATTACCCGAACCTTTTAGAACGTTTTTTGACCTACGTTAAGGTCAATACGCGTTCTGATGAACACTCTACTACTACTCCAAGTACGCAAAGTCAGGTAGATTTTGCGACCAACGTTCTTATTCCTGAAATGAAACGTGTTGGTTTGCAAAATGTCTACTACTTACCAAATGGTTTTGCTATTGGAACCTTACCAGCTAATGATCCCAGCTTGACACGCAAGATTGGCTTCATCTCCCACATGGACACTGCTGACTTTAATGCTGAGGGAGTTAATCCGCAAGTCATCGAAAATTACGATGGTGGAGCTATCGACTTAGGTGATTCTGGATTTAAACTCGATCCTGCTGATTTCAAGAGCCTTGAGAAATATCCAGGACAAACACTCATCACAACAGATGGAACGACCTTGCTAGGTGCTGATGACAAGTCTGGTATTGCTGAGATTATGACTGCTATTGAATATCTGACTGCTCATCCCGAAATCAAACACTGTGAGATTCGAGTTGGTTTTGGACCAGATGAAGAAATCGGTGTTGGAGCTAACAATTTTGATGCTGAAGACTTTGACGTTGACTTTGCCTATACTGTTGATGGTGGCCCACTAGGGGAGCTTCAGTACGAGACTTTCTCAGCAGCTGCTGCTGAATTGCATTTCCAAGGCCGCAATGTCCACCCTGGTACTGCTAAAGGTCAAATGGTCAATGCTCTCCAGCTAGCAATTGATTTTCATAATCAACTTCCAGAGAGTGACCGACCTGAACTGACAGATGGCTACCAAGGTTTCTATCATCTTATGGATGTGTCAGGTAGTGTCGAGGAGGCGCGTGCAAGCTACATCATTCGCGATTTTGAAAAGGATACCTTTGAAACACGTAAAGCAGCTATGCAAGTCATCGCTGACAAGATGAATCAAGAGCTTGGGAATGATCGCGTGACTTTAACTCTGACAGACCAGTACTACAATATGAAGGAAGTCATTGAGAAAGACATGACGCCTGTTACCATTGCTAAGGCTGTTATGGAAGATTTAGGTATCACGCCAATTATCGAACCAATCCGTGGTGGAACAGATGGCTCTAAGATTTCCTTTATGGGAATCCCAACTCCAAATATCTTTGCTGGTGGTGAAAACATGCATGGACGTTTTGAATACGTGAGCCTTCAGACTATGGAGCGTGCGGTGGATACCATCATTGGCATTGTATCTTATAAAGACTAAAAAAGACGAGGTAGCTCAGCTACTTCGCCTTTCTTTTTATTCATTTGGTTGAGCACTTGTCTCAGACTCACTTTGCGCTTGCTTTTCTGTCGCTTGAGAAGCAGCTGTTTCACTGTCTTTCTCA
It includes:
- the mscL gene encoding large conductance mechanosensitive channel protein MscL, producing MLKDLKEFLLRGNVVDLAVGVIIASAFGAIVTSLVNDIITPLILNPALKAANVERIAELSWNGVGYGSFLSAVINFLVIGTVLFFVIKAVEKAQNLTKKEEPAEDTPAAPTELEVLQEIKALLEKK
- the hemH gene encoding ferrochelatase, with protein sequence MKKAILMMTFGSPEEITFESVADFFTNIRRGVRPEDHEIQTLYDNYVRIGGTPLQRITREEVSLVKERLGEEYGIYFANKFSRPFIPDVIKQMEADGVEECICLILEPHYSFYSVMGYEKFLESQQIRFLVIKDWYQQQSLLDFWTDEISKILRNDVGEESFKVIFSAHSVPIFALDFGDPYIDQIFDNSKLIAEQLSLTADQYTNTWQSESDIGIPWIKPDVLEYLREQKQHPEHYIFVPISFISEHIEVLFDNDVECYELCRELGVTYHRPPMPNTDSRLIDALVDTIRANEHKEFKEFLPEEETFDELAPSATTKDIMEETDDLQMPEFVKKLIEKKGRENVKMPYLIKKMLEKAGKLPKE
- the pepT gene encoding peptidase T: MNYPNLLERFLTYVKVNTRSDEHSTTTPSTQSQVDFATNVLIPEMKRVGLQNVYYLPNGFAIGTLPANDPSLTRKIGFISHMDTADFNAEGVNPQVIENYDGGAIDLGDSGFKLDPADFKSLEKYPGQTLITTDGTTLLGADDKSGIAEIMTAIEYLTAHPEIKHCEIRVGFGPDEEIGVGANNFDAEDFDVDFAYTVDGGPLGELQYETFSAAAAELHFQGRNVHPGTAKGQMVNALQLAIDFHNQLPESDRPELTDGYQGFYHLMDVSGSVEEARASYIIRDFEKDTFETRKAAMQVIADKMNQELGNDRVTLTLTDQYYNMKEVIEKDMTPVTIAKAVMEDLGITPIIEPIRGGTDGSKISFMGIPTPNIFAGGENMHGRFEYVSLQTMERAVDTIIGIVSYKD